One Lysinibacillus fusiformis genomic window carries:
- a CDS encoding class I SAM-dependent methyltransferase: MMEFNNTLANEYEKGIRRTLPSYDAMLRLTQTFYRSNLSEEATFLVLGSGSGNEILQLAEQRPHWSFVGVDPAQAMLLIAEERLKLLPNNISLFQGTILETPLPITKFDAASCILVLHFIETYEEKLATLKEIAKHLKPGAPFVLVSKYGQLNSTETELQFDLWRAYWLQHTKLSASEVANMEQSIRALSFMQEEEILTLLQQAGFTQPSRFFATTLFAGWVCYKDIL, encoded by the coding sequence ATGATGGAATTTAATAACACACTCGCAAACGAATATGAAAAAGGTATTCGACGTACGTTACCAAGCTATGATGCAATGCTACGTTTAACACAAACCTTTTACCGATCCAACCTGTCTGAGGAAGCTACGTTTTTAGTACTTGGCTCGGGAAGCGGCAATGAAATTTTACAGCTTGCCGAACAAAGACCTCACTGGTCCTTTGTCGGTGTAGATCCTGCACAAGCAATGCTCCTAATTGCAGAAGAACGCTTAAAACTGTTACCAAATAATATTTCCTTATTTCAAGGCACTATACTAGAAACACCATTACCAATAACAAAGTTTGATGCTGCCAGTTGTATATTAGTTCTGCATTTTATCGAAACTTATGAAGAGAAACTTGCAACATTAAAAGAAATTGCGAAGCATTTAAAACCTGGAGCACCCTTTGTCCTTGTATCTAAATACGGGCAGCTAAACTCAACTGAAACGGAGTTACAGTTTGATTTATGGCGTGCCTATTGGCTACAACATACCAAGCTTTCAGCCTCAGAAGTGGCTAATATGGAGCAGTCCATACGCGCTCTATCATTTATGCAAGAAGAGGAAATTTTAACGCTGTTACAACAAGCTGGCTTTACACAACCGTCCAGATTTTTTGCAACAACATTATTTGCCGGTTGGGTATGCTATAAAGACATACTCTAA
- a CDS encoding DUF4870 domain-containing protein: MEAKWSKVIIHASAFFAPWLVPIIFFLISSDDEIKAVSIQALLFQIVMWVLIAIAGILSFVIIGLPFLLIFIIMLFVVPIIGIVKALSDEPWRYPIVGRWV, from the coding sequence ATGGAGGCAAAATGGTCTAAGGTAATCATACATGCAAGTGCGTTTTTTGCGCCATGGTTAGTACCGATTATTTTTTTCTTAATTAGTTCTGATGATGAAATAAAAGCAGTTTCCATTCAAGCTTTGCTATTCCAAATCGTGATGTGGGTATTAATTGCAATTGCAGGTATTTTAAGTTTTGTGATAATCGGTTTACCTTTCTTACTGATTTTTATCATTATGTTATTCGTCGTACCAATTATCGGTATTGTGAAGGCTTTATCTGATGAGCCTTGGCGCTACCCGATTGTTGGCCGCTGGGTATAA
- a CDS encoding CtsR family transcriptional regulator — MRNISDIIEGYLKQVLELGGEGHIEIKRSEIADKFQCVPSQINYVINTRFTAERGYLVESKRGGGGYIRILRVRANSQIDLIDDVLFHIEGGASQTVAEDVVYRLIDEQVISKREAKLMLAAVDRSTLDLQLPLRDNIRANILRAMLTTIKYEKQK; from the coding sequence ATGCGTAATATTTCAGACATCATAGAAGGCTACTTAAAGCAAGTACTTGAATTAGGTGGAGAAGGGCATATTGAAATTAAACGTAGTGAAATTGCCGATAAATTTCAATGTGTACCGTCCCAAATAAATTATGTAATTAATACAAGATTTACTGCTGAGCGTGGTTACCTTGTTGAAAGTAAACGTGGCGGGGGTGGATACATTCGAATTTTACGTGTCCGTGCAAACTCACAAATTGATTTGATTGATGATGTACTCTTTCATATTGAAGGTGGAGCATCTCAGACAGTGGCAGAAGATGTAGTTTATCGTTTAATTGATGAGCAGGTAATTTCGAAACGAGAAGCGAAATTAATGTTAGCGGCAGTTGATCGCTCGACATTAGATTTACAATTACCTTTACGGGATAACATTCGTGCGAATATTTTACGTGCGATGTTAACAACGATTAAATACGAAAAGCAAAAGTAA